One window of Desulfobaculum bizertense DSM 18034 genomic DNA carries:
- the phoU gene encoding phosphate signaling complex protein PhoU: protein MIQERHFHRQLDELRMLALEMAAYTERAVASACEALLTLDREAAERVIENDSIINNMEMKIDEMSIGLLALDSPMARDLRFITGVRRTIIDLERLGDEAVNIAEKTRYLSKTEGKAHPPMLEELVSVVLDMLKVAIEAFREENVDKAGDVCKMDETADELNVRILRQTMASMVAEATDVSRSVNTILAARHLERVGDLSTNIGETVVFINKGLNIKHRCHKS from the coding sequence ATGATTCAGGAAAGACATTTTCACCGCCAGCTCGACGAGCTGCGGATGCTGGCCCTTGAGATGGCAGCATATACGGAGCGGGCCGTAGCCTCGGCTTGCGAGGCTCTGCTGACGCTGGACCGTGAAGCCGCAGAACGCGTGATTGAGAATGACAGCATCATTAACAACATGGAAATGAAGATTGATGAAATGTCCATCGGGCTTCTGGCGCTGGATTCGCCAATGGCCCGTGACCTGCGCTTTATTACAGGTGTGCGCCGGACAATCATTGATCTGGAGCGGCTCGGTGACGAGGCTGTGAACATTGCCGAGAAAACGCGGTACCTGAGCAAGACAGAGGGCAAGGCGCATCCGCCAATGCTGGAAGAGCTTGTTAGCGTGGTGCTGGACATGCTCAAGGTCGCTATTGAGGCCTTCCGCGAGGAGAACGTGGACAAGGCGGGTGACGTTTGTAAGATGGACGAAACCGCTGACGAGCTGAATGTTCGGATTCTCAGGCAGACAATGGCAAGCATGGTGGCAGAGGCCACAGACGTGTCGCGCTCCGTTAATACCATTTTGGCTGCACGTCACCTTGAGCGGGTCGGCGATCTGTCCACCAACATTGGTGAAACCGTGGTCTTTATCAACAAGGGCCTGAATATCAAGCACCGCTGCCACAAATCATAA
- the pstA gene encoding phosphate ABC transporter permease PstA, with translation MKKLQLVQDEPCGIRQAYCPNPQQGQRGRKERVFFALFRSASGVNALALFIICGFLLWNGAPALSWEFLTAFPRNSMTEGGIFPCIVGTLILSFGAMAVAFPLGVASAVYLNEYARSRKLVRFLRLGINNLAGVPSVVFGLFGLAFFVTVLKMGVSIVSGVLTLAVLVLPVIIGTAEEALRNVPSTYREASLGLGATRWQTIRSVVLPAAFPGMLTGAILALSRAAGETAAIMFTSAVFYTPKLPNSIFGEVMALPYHVYVLATAGTEIEKTRPLQYGTALVLVLLVLGMNLFAIWLRARLQKKL, from the coding sequence ATGAAGAAGCTTCAGCTGGTTCAAGATGAACCCTGTGGAATCCGGCAGGCGTACTGCCCAAATCCGCAACAGGGGCAGCGAGGACGCAAAGAGCGTGTCTTTTTTGCGCTTTTCCGCTCGGCTTCGGGCGTGAATGCCTTGGCCCTGTTCATCATTTGCGGATTTTTGCTCTGGAATGGTGCCCCGGCCCTGAGCTGGGAATTTTTGACGGCGTTCCCCAGAAATTCCATGACCGAGGGTGGAATTTTCCCCTGTATTGTGGGCACGCTGATTCTGTCCTTTGGCGCTATGGCCGTGGCTTTTCCGCTTGGTGTTGCCTCTGCTGTTTACCTGAATGAATACGCCAGATCCCGAAAGCTCGTGCGCTTTTTGCGCCTTGGCATCAATAACCTTGCTGGTGTGCCTTCGGTTGTATTTGGCCTCTTTGGGCTGGCTTTTTTTGTGACCGTCCTGAAAATGGGCGTCAGCATTGTATCTGGCGTACTGACCCTTGCGGTTCTGGTTTTGCCTGTCATCATTGGCACGGCCGAAGAAGCCCTGCGCAATGTGCCGAGCACCTATCGTGAAGCCTCGCTTGGCCTTGGAGCGACCCGCTGGCAGACCATTCGAAGCGTGGTGCTTCCTGCGGCGTTTCCGGGGATGCTGACCGGGGCTATTCTGGCCCTGTCGCGTGCTGCGGGAGAAACCGCAGCCATCATGTTCACTTCTGCCGTGTTCTATACGCCAAAGCTTCCGAATTCGATTTTTGGTGAAGTCATGGCGCTGCCATATCATGTGTATGTTTTGGCTACGGCAGGAACGGAAATCGAAAAAACGCGGCCGCTCCAGTACGGAACAGCGCTTGTGCTGGTTTTGCTGGTTCTTGGAATGAATCTGTTTGCCATTTGGCTTCGGGCCAGACTGCAGAAGAAGCTTTAG
- a CDS encoding response regulator, giving the protein MSTESILIVEDDEDILQLLSFNFESADFLVHTATDGRDGLAKAREHHPDLVLLDLMLPGMDGFAVCRELKRGSDTSEIPVIMLTARGEEVDRIVGLELGADDYVVKPFSFRELMLRVRAVLRRSKGTAPVRSTLEREGLRIDLEAHRVDIDGQEVILTATEFKLLSDLVQSSPRVRTRDQLLSSVWGYEFEGYARTVDTHVRRLRQKLGSKADLVETVRGVGYRFKE; this is encoded by the coding sequence ATGTCAACAGAAAGCATTCTGATAGTTGAAGACGATGAAGATATCCTCCAGCTTCTGTCGTTCAATTTTGAATCCGCTGACTTTCTCGTACATACGGCCACAGATGGTCGTGACGGACTTGCAAAGGCTCGCGAACATCATCCCGATCTGGTTCTTCTCGATCTGATGCTGCCGGGCATGGACGGCTTTGCCGTGTGCCGTGAGCTGAAACGGGGCAGTGACACCTCGGAGATTCCGGTCATCATGCTGACCGCCCGGGGGGAAGAAGTGGACCGTATTGTGGGGCTGGAGCTTGGTGCTGACGACTATGTTGTCAAACCATTCAGTTTTCGTGAGCTGATGCTCCGGGTTCGGGCTGTATTGCGCCGTTCCAAGGGAACTGCCCCGGTGCGCTCCACGCTGGAGCGTGAGGGCCTGCGCATCGATCTGGAGGCTCACCGGGTCGACATTGATGGACAGGAAGTGATTTTGACCGCGACGGAATTCAAGCTCCTGTCCGATCTGGTTCAGAGTAGCCCCCGGGTCCGCACCCGCGATCAGCTTCTTTCTTCGGTCTGGGGCTATGAGTTTGAGGGCTATGCCAGAACGGTTGATACGCATGTCCGCCGTCTGCGTCAGAAGCTTGGGAGCAAGGCTGATCTGGTCGAAACCGTGCGTGGAGTTGGCTACCGCTTCAAGGAGTAA
- a CDS encoding phosphate ABC transporter substrate-binding protein gives MKHFVLTALVALSMVSTAFAGNLNVKGSTTVLPIMQKAVEAYQAAHPDMGISVSGGGSGNGIKAIIDGTTDVAMSSRFIKQKEVKRAVENGAYPVPFAVGIDALLPVVHPSNAVKDLTLAQLKSIYKGEIKNWKELGGADKPIVVISRDSSSGTYETWEGLVMNKERVSPRALLQASNGAVVQAVSKNKNAIGYIGIGYLNDSLKALSVGGVEGNAETAVSGKFPISRSLFVFTQGWPTGETQAFIKFLLHPKKGQKYVGEAGYIPLY, from the coding sequence ATGAAGCATTTTGTTCTGACTGCTCTTGTGGCGTTGTCCATGGTTTCCACTGCCTTTGCTGGTAACCTGAATGTGAAAGGCTCCACCACTGTTCTGCCCATCATGCAGAAGGCTGTTGAGGCATATCAGGCAGCTCATCCAGACATGGGGATTTCTGTTTCTGGCGGCGGCTCCGGCAATGGCATCAAGGCCATCATCGACGGAACCACTGACGTGGCGATGTCTTCCCGCTTCATCAAGCAGAAGGAAGTCAAACGCGCAGTTGAAAATGGCGCATACCCCGTTCCCTTTGCCGTTGGTATCGACGCACTGCTTCCTGTTGTGCACCCCTCCAACGCAGTCAAAGACCTCACTCTTGCTCAGCTCAAGAGCATCTACAAAGGCGAAATCAAAAACTGGAAGGAACTTGGCGGCGCTGACAAGCCCATCGTTGTGATTTCCCGTGATTCCTCCTCTGGAACCTACGAGACCTGGGAAGGTCTGGTTATGAACAAGGAACGCGTTTCTCCCCGCGCTCTGCTTCAGGCGTCCAACGGTGCAGTTGTTCAGGCTGTATCCAAGAACAAAAACGCCATCGGCTACATTGGCATTGGCTATCTCAACGATTCTCTCAAGGCCCTGTCGGTCGGCGGTGTTGAAGGCAACGCAGAGACTGCCGTTTCTGGCAAGTTCCCGATTTCCCGCTCCCTGTTTGTCTTTACGCAGGGCTGGCCCACTGGCGAAACGCAGGCTTTCATCAAGTTCCTCCTGCATCCAAAGAAAGGGCAGAAGTACGTTGGCGAAGCAGGCTACATCCCGCTGTATTAG
- a CDS encoding sensor histidine kinase has translation MSGFSFRTRLQFSFFIVVFISLLLPALYAKMIFQGDVLKGAEMSAERELRLARQLVLAHGNFASEAEMQRWLNTLGAQLDVRMTYVSRGGRVIADSAVTPEELGDLENHAMRPEFLQAEKDQYGLSVRYSSTLERKLIYAATRIDGVQGVPEGMLRLAIPFADVQDRLTRLQKNALVVLAIALVLAFVLSLVLSRYLARSMTGMIDVAKAIGDGDYQKRLRVFPGREFRELGTSINQMAESIEKHVETIRSQSHEFEAILNGMHEGVMVLNKEGRISTVNPALARIFPKTENFVDLRPLEIVLSPELQQTCDRALDSRVPENFFSLQIEPERGRIYDVAVVRLQSENMELGAIVVFHDISELKRLEQVRRDFVANVSHELRTPLTTIRGYSETLVDNNMAMNPQAERFLEIILRNADHMAKMVDDLMSLARLEDGRESFQIQSIDVLNAAREAIRTCEPLAQRAEIDFSLNFPAEGLRAEADFDRIVQVFRNLFENAIRYSPLGECIEVSGASCGDGFLMLSVQDFGPGVPQEDRERVFERFYRVEKHRTKKGTDNGSTGLGLAICRHIVERHGGVIRTTTRLDGKGGARFEFTLREARPEMHHETTQS, from the coding sequence GTGTCGGGTTTTTCGTTTCGTACACGTCTCCAGTTTTCCTTTTTTATTGTTGTTTTTATTTCGCTGCTTTTGCCTGCGCTCTACGCAAAAATGATTTTTCAGGGCGATGTGCTGAAAGGGGCAGAAATGAGCGCAGAGCGGGAATTGCGCCTTGCCCGTCAGCTTGTGCTGGCGCATGGAAATTTTGCAAGCGAGGCAGAGATGCAGCGCTGGCTCAATACCCTTGGCGCTCAGCTTGATGTGCGTATGACCTACGTCAGTCGTGGCGGGCGGGTGATTGCTGATTCTGCGGTGACTCCTGAGGAACTGGGAGATTTGGAAAACCACGCCATGCGTCCTGAGTTTTTGCAGGCAGAAAAAGATCAGTACGGGCTGAGCGTTCGCTACAGCTCGACACTTGAGCGGAAGCTTATTTATGCCGCGACACGGATTGACGGGGTGCAGGGGGTGCCAGAGGGCATGCTCCGGCTGGCAATTCCTTTTGCGGATGTGCAGGACCGCCTGACCCGGCTCCAGAAAAATGCTCTTGTTGTTTTGGCTATTGCCCTTGTTCTGGCCTTTGTGCTGAGTCTGGTTCTGTCCCGCTATCTTGCCCGGTCCATGACTGGAATGATTGATGTGGCCAAGGCCATTGGTGACGGGGACTACCAAAAGCGTCTTCGGGTTTTTCCGGGGCGCGAGTTCCGGGAGCTTGGCACGTCCATCAATCAGATGGCGGAGTCTATTGAAAAGCATGTTGAAACCATTCGCAGCCAGTCGCATGAGTTTGAGGCCATTCTCAACGGTATGCACGAAGGCGTGATGGTCCTGAACAAAGAGGGCAGAATCTCTACTGTGAACCCCGCCCTTGCCCGCATTTTCCCCAAGACGGAGAATTTTGTGGACCTTCGGCCTCTGGAAATTGTGCTTTCACCAGAACTTCAGCAGACCTGTGACAGGGCGCTGGATTCCCGGGTGCCAGAGAACTTTTTCTCGCTCCAGATTGAGCCGGAACGTGGACGCATTTATGACGTGGCCGTGGTTCGTCTCCAGTCAGAAAATATGGAGCTTGGTGCCATTGTGGTGTTCCACGACATCAGCGAGCTAAAACGTCTGGAACAGGTGCGACGCGATTTTGTGGCGAATGTGTCCCACGAGCTTCGGACGCCCCTGACGACGATCAGAGGCTATTCCGAAACACTGGTCGATAACAATATGGCCATGAATCCTCAGGCAGAACGCTTTTTGGAAATTATTCTGCGCAACGCCGATCACATGGCAAAAATGGTCGACGATCTTATGAGCCTTGCGCGGCTTGAAGATGGAAGGGAATCTTTCCAGATTCAAAGTATTGATGTGCTGAACGCCGCACGCGAAGCCATTCGGACCTGTGAGCCTCTGGCCCAGAGGGCGGAGATTGATTTCTCTTTGAATTTCCCGGCCGAAGGGCTGCGGGCCGAAGCTGACTTTGACCGCATTGTGCAGGTGTTTAGAAATCTTTTTGAAAACGCTATCCGCTATAGTCCCCTTGGAGAGTGCATAGAGGTTTCTGGCGCATCCTGTGGTGATGGGTTTTTGATGCTGAGTGTGCAGGACTTTGGTCCGGGTGTGCCGCAGGAAGACCGTGAGCGGGTGTTTGAGCGCTTTTATCGGGTAGAAAAGCACAGAACGAAAAAAGGAACGGACAACGGTTCGACAGGGCTTGGACTTGCCATTTGCCGACATATTGTCGAGCGGCATGGTGGTGTTATTCGCACCACAACCCGGCTGGATGGAAAGGGGGGGGCGCGTTTTGAGTTTACTCTGCGCGAGGCCCGTCCAGAAATGCATCACGAAACGACACAGTCCTGA
- the pstC gene encoding phosphate ABC transporter permease subunit PstC, with the protein MGLQRKSREKLIHRSFLLIAMTSIVVLALIVFFLFMEGLPIFQEYPVAKFFFGLEWYPTSDPADFGIFTLLVGSIAVTVVSSVIAIPLGVMTAIYLAEIASYRVRNIVKPTVEMLAALPSVVIGFFGMVVFAPFLQETFNVATGLNLLNAGVMLAFMSVPTICSISEDAIFSVPKELKEASLALGATHCETIFKVILPASLSGISTAVILGMSRAIGETMVVLMVAGGAGLIPLSIFDPVRPMPASIAAEMAEAPFRGEHYHALFATGIVLFVFTLLFNMIADYLAEKHKQVGASTL; encoded by the coding sequence ATGGGTCTTCAACGAAAAAGCAGGGAAAAATTGATTCACAGGAGCTTTTTGCTCATTGCGATGACGTCAATTGTTGTCCTTGCCCTGATTGTGTTTTTTTTGTTCATGGAAGGTCTTCCCATTTTTCAGGAATACCCCGTGGCCAAATTTTTCTTTGGGCTGGAGTGGTATCCTACTTCGGACCCTGCTGATTTTGGTATTTTTACGCTGCTTGTCGGCTCCATCGCTGTCACCGTCGTCTCGTCGGTGATTGCCATTCCCCTTGGAGTCATGACCGCTATTTATCTCGCAGAGATCGCCTCTTACCGGGTGCGTAATATCGTCAAGCCTACTGTGGAAATGCTTGCCGCCTTGCCCTCGGTCGTTATCGGCTTTTTCGGTATGGTCGTGTTTGCGCCGTTCCTGCAGGAAACCTTTAACGTCGCAACGGGCCTGAACCTGCTGAATGCCGGTGTCATGTTGGCATTTATGAGTGTCCCGACCATTTGTTCCATTTCGGAGGACGCTATTTTTAGCGTGCCCAAGGAACTCAAGGAAGCATCGCTTGCCCTTGGCGCCACGCACTGTGAAACCATTTTTAAGGTCATTTTGCCTGCCAGCCTGTCGGGTATTTCCACGGCGGTCATTCTGGGCATGTCCCGCGCTATTGGTGAGACAATGGTCGTGCTGATGGTCGCTGGTGGTGCTGGCCTGATTCCGCTTTCGATTTTTGATCCGGTTCGTCCCATGCCCGCGTCCATTGCTGCGGAAATGGCAGAGGCCCCGTTTCGGGGGGAACACTACCATGCGCTGTTTGCGACCGGTATTGTGCTCTTTGTCTTTACGCTGCTTTTCAACATGATTGCTGACTACCTGGCTGAAAAGCACAAACAGGTCGGCGCTTCAACGCTTTAG
- the pstB gene encoding phosphate ABC transporter ATP-binding protein PstB, whose amino-acid sequence MTQYKMAASGLDFYYGDFKALKDISLNFVEKEVTALIGPSGCGKSTFLRCLNRMNDLIPGTRVDGLVALDGEDIYDARLDVVELRRRVGMVFQKPNPFPKTIFENVAYGLRVNGWTDKAAIAERVEESLQHAALFNEVKDRLHSSALGLSGGQQQRLCIARALAVRPEVLLMDEPASALDPIATQKIEELIHVLKDELTIIIVTHNMQQAARVSDVTAFFYMGELIESAPTKTMFTRPEKKQTEDYITGRFG is encoded by the coding sequence ATGACTCAGTATAAAATGGCCGCATCTGGTCTTGATTTTTATTATGGCGATTTTAAGGCGCTCAAGGATATTTCCCTGAACTTTGTGGAAAAGGAAGTCACAGCGCTTATTGGCCCTTCTGGCTGCGGAAAAAGTACCTTTTTACGTTGTCTGAACCGCATGAATGATCTCATTCCCGGCACCAGGGTTGATGGGCTGGTCGCACTTGATGGCGAGGATATTTATGACGCCAGACTTGATGTGGTCGAGCTGCGCCGCCGGGTTGGAATGGTGTTTCAGAAGCCTAATCCGTTCCCAAAAACAATTTTTGAAAATGTGGCATACGGGCTGCGCGTAAATGGCTGGACCGACAAGGCGGCCATTGCGGAGCGGGTGGAGGAGAGTCTCCAGCATGCTGCACTGTTCAATGAAGTGAAAGACCGTCTTCACAGCTCTGCCCTGGGCCTCTCTGGTGGCCAGCAGCAGCGTTTGTGCATTGCCCGTGCCCTTGCTGTTCGGCCGGAAGTTTTGCTGATGGATGAGCCTGCCAGTGCGCTTGACCCCATCGCGACCCAGAAGATTGAGGAACTGATTCATGTGCTCAAGGATGAACTGACCATCATCATCGTGACGCACAATATGCAGCAGGCAGCGCGTGTTTCTGATGTGACCGCATTTTTCTACATGGGAGAGCTGATCGAATCGGCACCGACCAAGACCATGTTCACCCGTCCAGAGAAAAAGCAGACCGAGGACTACATAACCGGCCGCTTTGGCTAA